In Francisella hispaniensis FSC454, a genomic segment contains:
- a CDS encoding DUF3573 domain-containing protein — MFKKKLLVLIILLFFLNISYALVNQVNNSQQLDTDEVNELANKIKLLQAQIAKLDNQKIIDDAVVGLGSQQKASIGQFNDFDKSSKVRDQFLQEQVALGSSDVDREVDVGNQVKITTQGEVSYVGSFSSNNTVPIGQLPSNLFASSILRQRAFFDDYSIFFGGFIQVDAQIWNGTDITTRSATTFPGNGENIYLTSATLYFLANLGHYVTANLDFVANQNNNYDLQDAFVIFGNLDTTPIFVSVGKYRPSVGSFGGGGPWTTGITANMFRPLRVTNAAINYRGDTSNANFTVFDAKNHATFSLAYFDAVSIPNIAQVGFNLGYMHDIRGANNRFNFIDKRVGEFNIDTAINFESIPFLPGNLNIGAGWATTTTQSTQFNGRSNAFAGAFTVQAAYTFKLFGSGQNINASYGHSYNADNIPMPLSAGGSFFLAASGIKDQILVSTQRSFFDDNVLIGPEYSWQSLYNGQRMNTLTLDLSVYI, encoded by the coding sequence ATGTTTAAAAAAAAGCTTTTAGTTCTTATCATATTATTGTTTTTCTTAAACATCAGTTACGCATTAGTTAATCAAGTTAATAACTCTCAACAATTAGATACTGATGAAGTGAATGAGCTTGCTAATAAGATTAAGCTTTTGCAAGCGCAGATTGCTAAGCTTGATAATCAAAAAATAATCGATGATGCTGTTGTTGGACTTGGTTCACAGCAAAAAGCTTCTATTGGTCAATTTAATGATTTTGATAAAAGTTCAAAAGTCAGAGATCAATTCTTACAAGAGCAAGTTGCTTTAGGTTCATCTGATGTTGATAGAGAGGTCGATGTTGGTAATCAGGTCAAGATTACTACTCAAGGTGAGGTTTCATATGTTGGATCATTCTCAAGTAACAACACTGTACCAATTGGGCAGTTACCAAGTAACCTTTTTGCCTCCAGTATCCTAAGGCAAAGAGCTTTTTTTGATGATTATTCAATATTCTTTGGAGGATTTATCCAAGTTGATGCACAAATCTGGAATGGTACTGATATTACTACTAGAAGTGCAACAACTTTTCCAGGTAATGGCGAAAATATATACTTAACTAGTGCGACACTATATTTTTTAGCTAATCTTGGACACTATGTAACAGCAAATTTAGATTTTGTGGCTAATCAGAATAATAACTATGACTTGCAGGATGCATTTGTAATTTTTGGTAATCTTGATACAACACCAATATTTGTATCAGTTGGTAAATATAGACCTTCTGTTGGATCATTTGGAGGAGGTGGTCCTTGGACAACTGGTATCACTGCGAATATGTTTAGACCACTTAGAGTTACCAACGCAGCAATAAACTATCGTGGTGATACCTCAAACGCTAATTTTACTGTGTTTGATGCAAAAAACCATGCAACTTTCTCTCTGGCGTATTTTGATGCTGTGAGTATTCCAAATATAGCTCAAGTTGGTTTTAACTTAGGTTATATGCATGATATTCGTGGTGCTAATAACAGATTTAATTTTATTGATAAGCGGGTTGGGGAATTTAATATTGATACAGCTATAAACTTTGAGAGTATTCCTTTTCTGCCAGGAAATCTAAATATAGGTGCAGGTTGGGCAACTACTACAACTCAAAGTACACAATTTAATGGTCGTAGTAATGCATTTGCAGGAGCTTTTACAGTACAAGCAGCATATACATTTAAACTATTTGGTAGTGGTCAGAATATTAACGCGAGTTATGGTCACTCTTATAATGCCGATAATATCCCCATGCCACTATCTGCTGGAGGTAGTTTTTTCTTAGCAGCTTCTGGGATTAAAGATCAAATTCTAGTATCGACACAAAGATCATTTTTTGATGATAATGTTCTTATCGGTCCTGAATATTCATGGCAGAGCCTTTATAATGGGCAGCGTATGAATACTCTTACATTAGATCTTTCAGTTTATATTTAA
- the der gene encoding ribosome biogenesis GTPase Der produces the protein MSFLVAIVGRANVGKSTLFNVLTNSRDALVFDFEGVTRDRQYGQAKYDDLDYLVVDTGGISDKDIGFDEFMAKQSQIAIDEANLVFFVVDGRAGLTAGDEYVAGLLRQKDKKVVVVVNKVDGTEEEAAMADFYSFGFDKVFAISAAHRRNTQKLVDKFLKKPLNEYYQDYTQTQEHKEQQRHGIHFSLIGRPNVGKSTLTNRMLGEDRVVVFDMPGTTIDSVSIPFERHGHKYTIVDTAGVRKRGKVKQTLEKFSVIKTLQAIQDSNVVVAVVDARQGISDQDLSLIHFAIKNGRALVLAVNKWDGMTEEDRTQVKQDLKRKLFFLQDYVDIHFISALHGTNVGHVFESIDTAYACANKKITTADATRLMQLAVEAHSPPMVGKFRIKLKYAHVGGHNPPVIVIHGNQVSRLPNSYKRYLENFFREALDFRGTPIVFEFKQSENPFADRKNKRSKDEGSKSKKVK, from the coding sequence ATGTCTTTTTTAGTTGCAATTGTAGGTAGAGCCAATGTTGGTAAATCTACTCTTTTTAATGTATTAACAAATTCGCGTGATGCCTTAGTTTTTGATTTTGAGGGAGTCACTCGTGATCGTCAATATGGACAAGCAAAGTATGATGATTTGGATTATCTAGTAGTTGATACTGGAGGTATTTCAGATAAAGATATAGGCTTTGACGAGTTTATGGCTAAACAATCACAGATTGCTATAGATGAAGCAAATTTAGTTTTCTTTGTTGTCGATGGTAGAGCTGGGCTGACAGCTGGAGATGAGTATGTTGCTGGTCTTTTACGCCAAAAAGATAAGAAAGTAGTGGTTGTAGTAAACAAGGTTGATGGTACTGAAGAAGAAGCAGCAATGGCAGATTTCTATAGTTTTGGCTTTGACAAGGTATTTGCAATTTCTGCAGCGCACCGTAGAAACACGCAAAAGCTAGTTGATAAGTTCTTAAAAAAACCATTAAATGAATACTATCAAGACTATACTCAAACACAAGAGCATAAAGAACAACAGCGTCATGGTATCCATTTTTCATTGATTGGTAGACCTAATGTTGGTAAATCAACACTTACAAATAGAATGCTTGGCGAAGATAGGGTTGTTGTATTTGATATGCCAGGCACTACAATTGACAGTGTCAGTATTCCATTTGAGCGCCATGGCCACAAATATACTATAGTTGATACAGCTGGTGTGCGCAAAAGAGGCAAGGTAAAGCAGACCTTAGAGAAGTTCTCTGTTATAAAAACTTTACAAGCAATACAAGATTCAAATGTTGTAGTTGCAGTAGTTGATGCAAGACAAGGTATATCAGATCAAGACTTGAGTCTGATACATTTTGCTATCAAAAATGGTAGAGCATTAGTCTTAGCTGTAAATAAATGGGATGGTATGACAGAAGAAGATCGTACTCAGGTTAAACAAGATCTTAAAAGAAAGCTTTTTTTCTTACAAGATTATGTTGATATACACTTTATTTCAGCATTGCATGGTACTAATGTTGGCCATGTTTTTGAGTCAATCGATACTGCATATGCATGTGCAAATAAAAAAATAACTACAGCTGATGCTACGCGTCTAATGCAGCTTGCAGTAGAGGCGCATTCACCACCAATGGTAGGTAAATTTAGGATTAAACTTAAATATGCTCATGTTGGAGGTCATAATCCACCAGTTATCGTAATACATGGCAACCAAGTAAGTAGATTACCGAACTCATATAAAAGATACTTAGAAAATTTCTTTAGAGAAGCTTTAGATTTCCGTGGTACGCCAATAGTATTTGAGTTTAAGCAGTCAGAAAACCCTTTTGCAGATAGAAAAAATAAGAGATCAAAAGATGAAGGCAGTAAGAGTAAAAAAGTTAAGTAA